Part of the Salinimonas lutimaris genome, TTCAATGGCGAGTGATGTATACCGCTACCTGAACTTCGACAAGATGGAAAGCTTCAAAAAGGCAGAAGAAGACGCGAAGGCGAAGATTATCCCTACGCTGAATATTGCCTGAGTTTAGCCAAATAAAGATATCAAGCCGGGCACCGTAAGGGCCCGGCTTTTTTTATGCCCTCAGCCAACTGGATCATTGTTTTAAGCAGTTGTAGACTGCCAGACGCCTATTCTGATAAAACAGGACAGGTAACCAACATCCTCTCGGTATGATTAAGGAACATTATGAAATCGTTTAGCGTGCTTACCGCGACCTTTGCGGTGTCTTTGCTGGCTTTGTCAGCCTGGTCCTGCGCACAGGCACCGCATCAGACACTTACGTTTGACGAGGCGACCATTGAAATGGGCGGTAAAGCATATCAGCTTGAATATGCCAATACGCAGGAGCAGCGGGCCATGGGTCTGATGTTCAGAGAGCAGATGTGTGCCGACTGCGGTATGTTATTTAAGTTTGAGCCCGCTAAACAAGCCAGCATGTGGATGAAAAATACTTTTATACCGTTGGACGTGGCATTTATCGACAGAAACGGCGTGATTACTGATATAAAACCACTCAACCCGCAGGAATTGAAATCTGTCGGGGCATCGAAAGTGGTGACGTATGCGCTGGAAATGAACCGGGGTTGGTTTGCTGAACATGACATTCATGTTGGCGACCAGATTATTGTCAATCCATAGCTGAATAAAGCCAGCGAATACGGAGAACATCGTGACCAAAGCGTTAACTATCGCCAAATTTGGTGGTACCAGTGTTGCAACCTATGAAGCAATGCAAAACTGCGCCCGCATAGTGGTGGGCAATGAAGCAACCCGAATAGTAGTGGTCAGTGCCTCTGCCGGCGTGACCAATCATCTTGTGAGCCTGGCGCATACGCCAATGACACAGGAACAGATCGGCGATGTGTGCGAGGCTATCAAAGCCATTGAATACGCCATTTTAGAAAAATTACAGGACAAAACCGCTGTAGAAGCCAAATTGAACGACCTGCTGGCAGAGATTCGTGAGCTGGCGTATCACGAAGAAATTCTGCACCGCGACGATCTGAAAGATCAGCTGTTGTCGATGGGTGAACGCATGTCTTCACTAATGTTCAGTCAGGTCGTAGCAGAAGCAGGCCAGTCGGCGATTAACTTTGACGTACGTAAAGTGCTTCGAACCGACAGCGAGTTTGGCTGCGCGGCGCCACAGCTGGAAACCATCAGCGAACTGGCAGAGCAATTACTGCGTCCTGAACTGGCGGCCAATATTGTAGTGACTCAAGGCTTTGTGGGAGCTGATGATCAGGGACGTACCACTACGCTGGGGCGTGGCGGGTCAGACTTTACCGCTGCCTTGCTGGCCGAGGCACTGCGTGCACAGGTTTGTGAAATCTGGACGGATGTGGCCGGAGTATATACCACCGACCCGCGTATTGCCGACAAAGCCCATCCACTGCCTGAGCTGAGCTTTGAAGAAGCCGCAGAAATGGCGACCTTTGGCGCTAAGGTATTGCACCCGGCGACCATGGAGCCGGCACTGCGCCAGAATGTGAAGGTGTTTGTAGGCTCCAGTAAAGAGCCGGAAAAAGGCGGCACCTGGATCATGAAAGACTGTGAAAATGAGCCGCCGTACCGGGCCATTACACGGCGTAAAGAGCAGGTCATGGTCACGGTAAAAACACCCAAAATGCTTTATGCCCAGGGCTTTCTGCAAAAGGTGTTTTCCATTATTGCCAAACATAAGCTCAGTGTAGACCTGGTAACCACGTCTGAAATCTCGGTGTCTTTCACACTGGATAATCCGGCAAATTCTGTGGCTTCACGCTTAAACCGTGAAACCATTGCAGAGCTGGAAACGATCTGTGACGTGAAAGTGGAAAAAGGCTTTGATCTGGTGACCGTAGTGGGTAACCACATGCAAACCGCCAAAGGGGTATCCAGCAAGATTTTTGCGGCGGTATCAGACTACAACCTGCGTATGATTTGCTTTGGTGCCAACCCGCACAATATGTCACTTCTGGTTAACGAAGATAACAGTGCCGAGATAGTGCAAAAGCTCCACCATACACTGTTTGAATAACACCCCGTATCGATTCTCCCGCCACCGCGGGGGAATCTAAATATGCTATTTTTAGCAACAGGCCATCTATGTATTAAGCGCGTTGAAAAGCACTTTGACTTCTTTACTAGAAAACTCGTTGTTCTCTCCCAAGTGACTTGAGTATATGTTGGGTAGAACCGGAAGACTCTTCGATTTACATAAGATTGGAGTCAACGTTTAAAAGCCAGAATAGAACTATTTCAACAAGCAGGAAGTGAACAGCATAAAATCTGCTTAAGCGATTAGATAAACAGATATGCGGCTACGGCCTGGGAGCTGCATTATATATGTAGATGTACCGACTTAATATTTACACATAGTCTAAGAAGTGATTATCTGCGGCAATATCCCGATACCCAATTGCTCTTTACTGGAAGGCGACAACTCATCTATTCTATCGTAAATCCAATCAACAAGCTTTGACCCATCCATTACAGATATGTTCTGTCTAGTAGCAAGTTCTAAAGTCTCATCAGCTACATTAGCTGTTGTGATAAGCCATTTATCAACATGCTCATCTTCCTCGATAGCAGCCAATTGGCGAATACCCCATCCATCAGTCACTCCGCGGTGATGCTTAACTTGTATGAATACTCTATTACTCGATACAGGGTCAGTTCGACTTGCTTCTATGTCGATATCAGAAATATCAGATGTCTTATTTTTTGCAGCTATATGCGCCGAATAACCTTCCAGTTCCATGAGTTCTTTTACCAACCTCTCTAAACCATAACCGCCGCTTGCCAGTGTGGTAGACCCATCTTTCAGTCTTGAAAGTAACGTCTCTTTAAAGTCAGCAACTTGCTTGTCCTTTTTCTGTTGGAAAATACTATCAAAACAAACTTGGTTGTTGTCTTTTAACTGAGTGATGTAGCCCTCTATTTCATCTGCAAATTCATTCAGTGAAGCGATAGTCATTCTTATTTTTAAACGGCTTTCCAATCGCTCAGATAGCTTCGCTCGAGGAATTTTTATCGGTTCACCATTTTTATCTTTGAAGTAGTCGACATTAATGCGATTTGCTCCATAGCCACCATTTTCATCATAAGATTTTCCTTCTCGTACTATTCCAATGACAATAGCTCTGTGTACAGGAATTACGACAATATCTCCGGGCCTAGAATGAAAAAATCGAGAAACTTGATTCTTTTGCCGACCAATATTGATCTTTTTATCTTCAACATATCTTATTAAATCTTCAAAGTTAGAGAAAGACGACATTTCAATGTTGGCCCACCCGTATCCAGCTAAATTTTTAGAAATTAAATCACTGGGGCTTCGAACTAAAATTATTTTATTCACACTTTCTCCTTAAAGTTTATGAAATCCTGTATACCGAATTCTAATGCCTGAATTACTAAAAGATTGACAGTCACCGTTAAACAGCGACAGAGAGGCCGACAATTATTCTTTGAGCAAGCTATAGCGACTTCAAGATTCGATTATAGTTGACTGTGGATGATTAGTTTGGACAGACACTCAATCTTTTTGATTAAGCGTCGATTTTGCGGCTCAGGGCTATCCATTGTGCACGATGACCGTGCATGGCACGGCTGATGGGAAATGAGCTGGTGACAAAGTGATGGGTTTTGACTTTGGCCAGGCGCTCAAACGAATAGTTCTGAGGCAGACCGGCGGCATGCAGGAAGCCGTTCAACATTCCCTGATGCTCGTTACTGCGAGTCTGAAATTGCGGGGACATTAGCAGGCCGTACCCTTTGAGGGCAAGTACCTGATTGGTTCGTCTGACTTTGGCAATCATGGCCACATTAATCAGAATCAGGCATAAAAAGCCAAATACGTTGGGCAATGTGGCAATAGCGCTCACCCGCGGATAAACACTGAGCTGCTGCGCATAGAGCTCATCAAAATTCTGATACGTGACCAGCGCCATAGCAGCCAGTAACAGCAAGCTGGTGATAATGACCGCGGTCAGAATTTTCAGTGCTTTGTCGCGCGCATAAATGGCTTCTTCTATATCGGAAGCGGGACGCTGATGAGAATGAGTATCTGGCATAACCGTTACATAATAAAAAACCGCTTAGCATGATAACATGATGCTAAGCGGTTTTTTCAAGCGCGGCTTAATAATCGTACTGTACGCTTAACATGTAGTTTCGCGGACGACTCGGAAAATAGCGGTCGCCAGAGAAGCTTGAGTAATCTGCCCGCTCAGCATAGCGCTCATCCAGCAGATTATTGACCCGGGCAAATACGGTCACCCCGTTGCCAAAGTCATAGGCGGTACGCAGGTTCAGTAAGTCATGGCCTTCATACTCGTGCAGATTTTCCGGATCCGTGTAGTAGTCATCCACATGTTGCCATTCCAGTGCTACCTGAGTGTGCGCATCTGGCAAAAAAGTCAGGCGTGTGTTGGTCTGAACCTTTGGCGCGGTGTCTACGTCGTTGCCATGAATGTTGATGTCATTAAGCACCTCATTATGCTCATAGGTATGACGGGCATAGGTACCGGCAAAGGCCAGCTGCCACTGGTCCGTCAGCGCGTAATCCAGGGACAGTTCTACACCCCGATGCCAGGTTTCGCCGTTACTGACATTGAAAAAGTCACTGTCACGGTAAATTACGTTGTCTTTACGCAGGCTGTAAACAGAAACCTGATAATCCAGTGCCTGCCAGTTACCTTTCACCCCGGTTTCCACGTTGGTGGCGGTGACAGAGACTAAGTCAGCGAGCTGCTGGTCACGCTGAAGACGATACAGCTCACTAGCCTGCGGCGCACGGTAGCCGCGTGAAACACTGGCATAGACCTGGGTTTGCGGACTGACTGCATAGCTTAGTGACGCTTTTGGACTCAGGTTAGAAAAACTGTTGTCGGTGCTGGCCGGACGGCTATAGCGGCATCCGCCAAAGCCACACTCGGTACCATCATCGCGGGTACGGCCATCCAGCAGATTGTTGGTATAGTCGTAATTCATATATTCGTAGCGGGCACCAAATTGCACCTGCCAGGGGCCATCAGCCCAGTTCAGGGCGGCGTACGGCGCGACCATTGTGGCATCCACTTCGTAGTCGTAATGCTGTCCCTGCGGAACAGTTTCAACCAGAAAGGCAGAACCGGTGGTGGGGCTGTCCTGATACTGGCGCAGGCTGCCCTGGGTAAATTCTACATCCAGGCCGGCATCCACTGACCAGTGGGTACTTAGCTGATGACGATACTGGGTTTGCACTCCGGCGCCTTGTTGCTCGTTTTGTTCAAGCGGCGTACCGGGCAAAAAGTGCATACGAAAATCCATGTCCTGATCGCGCACATACGGCGTCACGGATAATTGGTCGCCGTTGTTCAGCGTCATTTCAATCCGGCTCCAGATACGCAGTGCGGTGGCTTCGCGAAACGCCCCCGGGTCCTCGTTTGTCTGCGCCAGCGCTTCGTTTTTATAGCTTTCAAAACCGCTGATATACCCGGCAGTTTCCTGATCCAGATGGGTGTAAGTCAGGCCTGTGGTGATATCCACATCATCGCCGTTATACCGGTGACGCAGATTGACCTTCTCCTGATCAACGCCTTCTTCGTCACGGTAGCCGGTGTCGCGGGTAATACTGGCGTTAATACCAATCCCCGAGTTACCAAAATCCTTACCCTGACGCAGCTTGACCCGGTTATAGCCGTAGGACCCGTAATCATAACCCAGCATATGTACATCCCGGGTAGTGTCCGGGGTGATGACATTAATCACGCCATGAATGGCGTTTGAGCCATATAACACCGAAGCCGGACCTTTGAGTACTTCAATCCGCTGGGCCATTTCACTGTGTGCTTCAAACAACTCGTTGATATTACAGAAGCCGGCAGCCCGCAGTGGAATATTGTCTTCCGCCGCCAGAATGCCGCCGCACGCACCTGACCCTGTCAGTACCGGAGAGCGCAAAGCTGGCAGGTATTCCTGGCCATTGCCGCGCTGCACACCGGCACCGGCGACAAAGTTCAGCATTTCCTGAATGTGCTGAGAGCCGGTCAGAGCAATATCTTCCGGGCCGATGGTATCGACAATGATACCAGGCTGTGTGGTATCGCCGGCAATACGGGTGCTGGTTGTCACAACGTGCTCAATAGACTGGCTGTCTGCATCCGGGCTGTTGGATTGTGCGGCCTGGCTGATGGCCGGGGTGAACGTAGCGGCGATGGCTGAGGCTAAAAGCGACAAAGCGCGGACGTCGGTCATTGAATCTCCTGAAAAAGGCGGGTCATTAATTGGTGGTAAGCGAGCAATGGTAAGTACATAAGGCTGATAAATAAAGGTAATCGGGCTCACTCATGCGCGTGATGAGATATACGCCATCCCACCGCGGCAGGTTTACCGGTGGATATACCTACCAGCAGGCAGGGCGCTGATCAGATTGGCCTCAGGCCAGAATGACTCTGGCAGCCAGCCCCAGCAGTACAATGCCGGTCAGGCGGTCGAGCAGCAGCGCATGCTGCTTAATTTTACTGACCACCGAAGAGTGAGACAGGACCAGTGCGATAAAGGTGTACCAGAGACCGTCAAGCAAAAACGGAGTGGCAACAATGACCGCTTTGCCAGACAACGACTGGGCCAGATGAATAAACTGACTGAATAACGCCAGAAAAAACAGGGCGATTTTGGGGTTGAGCAAGGAAATCAGGACACCTTCCCGGGCACAGGTTGCCCATGAAGTACGATTGCCGGCTTTTAATGCTGCGGCCACTCCTTGTCTGGCGGTCAGCGCTGTCAGACCCAGCCAGGCCAGATAAGCCGCACCACCATAGGTAATAGCCGTAAACAGGCGGGGACTTTGCTGGAGCATCAACGCCAGTCCGGTCAGCGACAACAGCGCATATACAGCAAGGCCTGAGGCATGTGACCAGGCGGTGATGATACCGGCTCTGCGGCCATTGGCCAAAGTGTGTTTAGCGACTACAGCAAGGCTCGGGCCTGGTGACATTGCCCCAATTAAAGTGACGGTAAATAACGAAAACCATGCTGCCAGTGTCATACGATTCCAATTGGCTGAAAAAGAAAACGGTATCGTACGCGGAACGCTGAATGATTTGAAATCACATGTTTTCATGTGGGCTATGACTTTAAATCATTATTTACTGAATAGAATAATCACTATGCTGAAAAGCAAGCAGCATCTGCTCGCGGGCCCAGCGATGCGCCGGATCATTGTCATAACGCGGGTGCCAGACAATAAAATACTGGTTCAGACGAGTCTCAAAGGGCAATGGCTTGTAGGTGATTTGCCAGTGCCGGCTCAGATTATCTGCAATATGACGTGGCATCACCATCAGGTTATCGCTGCCTGACAGACGGTTTATCGCCGCAGTAAAAAACGGTACCTTCAACACCACTTTGCGCTGCATATTATGGCGTAACAGCCAGGCATCCGCTTCGATATCCTTGTCGCCGCCGCCGGTCACTTTGATATGTCCGTAAGCGGTAAACTGACTGATGCTCAGTGCCGCGTGACGGGCCAGCGGATGGCCCTGACGCATCACACATACGCTGTGATCCTCGCCAACTTTTAAATAGCTCAGTGTCTCGGGCGGCGAGACAAACATCGTGGAAGCCAGATGAATTCCGTTATCAGCCAGAGCATCCAGATACTGCTGTTGCCACAAGGTATAGTTAATCGACAGGCCGGGCGCCTGTTGTTGTAACCGGGCACTGATATCCGGCAGTACGTACTGGGCAATATAGTCGCTTGATGCAATTACCAGCTCATCCTGCCAGTCGGCAGGTACAAAAGGCACATCGGTGAACAAGTTATCACACTGGCGTAACAGCGTATCTAACTGAGGCTGTAATGCCTGAGCCCGGGGGGTAAGCACCAAACGGTTACCGTGGCGGACCAGTAACGGGTCGCCACACAATTCCCGGAGTTGCGCCAGTTGCCGGCTAACCGCGGACTGGGTCAGGTGAAGCCGCGCGGCGGCGCGACTGACATGGCGCTCCTGTAACAACATTTGCAACGAGCGCAATAAATTTAGATTTATCTGATTAAGCACAGCGACCAGTGAGTAAAAAGTCCGATGTCTCAGAATAACAGAGATTAACCAGATCGTGCTTGTTGGACACTGACTTAATTACTGCTGCTATACAGAGCATCTCAATCAAGGGAGGGCCGGAGAATCAGGCGGGTAATTGAAGTCACTGTAGCGGTTTTTATCTGACGGGGCAGGGAATAAGTCAGGGCGGACAATGCCGCCCTGTATCAGAATGTTCCGGTTATGAATTATGGAATAAACGGACCATCAAACGTATGGACAAATGAGGTTTCGGTATGTTTCTTGGTGACCATTTTCACAGTTGGCGTCAACGTACCGGCAAATTCACCGTTGACGTTATCCAGAAATGCCTCCACAAAACCACCTGGCATCGCATACCACGAGTAAGCCTGGGTATTATTTTCCGGCGGGTTAGCCAGTACCAGACCATGGCCATTGAGCGGCAGATAATCGCTCCGGATAGATGGACCTACAAAACCATACAAACCATCTACACCCACATCTTGTAACGCCGGAGCAAAGGTAAACTTATGGCTGATAGTCCATAAATAAACAAGGCCGCCAGAGAAGGTTGCATGTGGACGCTCAAGCTGCTGGTTTGTACAGTTGGCGTGCAGAATTGGCGGTAGCAGTTCAAACTCTGTCATACTGCCCTGTACTGACGACGCCAATCCGATATTACCATTGTAGTACTTAGCCTGAGGACTGACTGGCAGTTCGCCATCAGCGGCTGTAGCCACATCGGCAGTGCGATACGGTCCGGTATTAATCGGTCCGGTATTGTCGCTGTCATCCACCGCGCCACATTCTACTGTCTCACCAGGGCTGTTTCCTTCAAACAGCATGTACACCTGACCATCCTGAGGATTTTCAAATACCCACGGGTCGCGGAAACCGTAAATGATCGGACCGGCTGCAGACTGCTCAAGTGTCTGGTACATCTCACCATCAGCTTCGGCGATAATTTTGTGCTCGCTCCAGTCGCTAAAAGAAACACCGTTTGAGTCAGCCGAAATCGTTGCGCTGGCTACCACCAGTTTCTGCGTAAAGTATTCAGGGTCGTTCGGGCCTGCACCGTCACTGCCCGATGCCGTATAGTAAAAGTACACCTTGTCACCAATTAAGATGGTTGAGCCGGCCCATTCGCGAAGACCCGGTGGATCGACATCTTCAGGAAACACATCACCCTGATACTCCCAGCTCTCGCCATCACGAGAGACGGAGTAGCCGATTTCTGCTGTCCAGTGACGCTGAGGGAAGGCGAGGTCGCGATCCGCGGTGAGTGAAAAAATAACTTTATAACCTTTGTAATTAACGGTACGCGCATTCAGGTTAGTCATTGGCCAGGTATCCCAGATCCAGACTTCATCTGTGATAATTTCCGTTGGCATTTCATCTAATAAAGGCAATGTATTGTCGTCCGTGAGTGCAATGGTTGCTGCGTCCTGGCGCGTCCATGAATCAGTGTAGTCGGCCCATACAGGATAACTCGCTTGCTTTCTTGGGTTATCCGAAGAGGCTGCCTGAACCGAGCTTACTGCACCAAGGCCAAGCGCTACTGCGATTGATAAGGAAAGACTTCTCAGGGGACGTTTTTTTTTCATGCTTAATATTCCTGGTCTTTATTCTCAGAGCTACCGCCCATCGGTATGCCCTTAAAATTAAGGGCTGCAGCTGGTGTACCAGTTTGCTGTCAGGCTACTTTTTAAGTCAGTGAGTGATTGTTTACATTAGTATTAATGCATAAGTTCTAAATAACCCTTAATGACTTAAGATTAATCTGAAATGTTAAATATTTGTCATCTTTACTGTTCGAGTGGAAAGTTTTACAAACTTTGTCCACGGCTCATCATCGCTATAAACAGGTTTGGCGATACCGCTATAAGCAGATAAATAATCAGAGAAGCCGAACCTGAGGGCGTCTGTTAGTTGGCTATTAAATTGTTCGTGTACGCGGCAGCCGGATATTTTACGGCTGCATCACATGATAAAAGAGGCTTGCAGGTTTTTTACTTTGTACAAAATACAGTACAATAGCCCGTTTGTAAGTTGCCTGTGTGCCCGGGTCGGTTCATTCTGGAGCACGGTCTGAATATCTTGCCGTCACTGAAACGCAGGCATACTTAGCTCAATCTACAAATTTATTAAGACAATATAAGGTACTGGTTTTGGCTGTTACTCCCTCAAACCGAAAATTCTCTGTCGCCCCCATGCTGGATTGGACCGATCGGCATTGCCGCTATTTTCTGCGCCTGTTGTCTCAGCACAGCTTGTTGTACACCGAAATGGTCACTACCGGGGCACTGATTTTTGGTAAGGGTGATTATCTTGCCTATAACCAGGAAGAGCATCCTGTGGCGCTTCAGCTCGGTGGCAGCGATGCGGCCGATATGGCGCGCTGTGCTGTGATGGCGCAGGAGCGTGGTTATGATGAGGTGAACATCAATGTAGGCTGTCCCTCTGACCGGGTCAAAAACGGGAGCTTTGGTGCATGCCTGATGGCCCAGCCTGAGGTGGTGGCGGCATCGGTAAAAGCAATGCAGGCAGAAGTGGATATTCCGGTCACCGTAAAATGCCGTATAGGTATTGACGATATGGATGAGTACGAGGACTTTTCCCGGTTTATCGATATTGTGGCCGAGGCTGGCTGTGACACCTTTATAGTACATGCCCGCAAAGCCTGGCTGCAGGGCCTGAGTCCCAAAGAAAACCGCGAAGTCCCGCCGCTGAACTACCCCAGAGTGCATCAGCTCAAACAGGCGCGGCCTGAACTGAATATCAGTATTAACGGCGGTGTGAAAAGCCTGGACGATGTAGAACAGCAGTTGGCTCTGGTTGATGGTGTGATGGTTGGCCGGGAGGTTTACAGTAATCCTTACATCATGGCCGGGGTGGACCAGCGCATCTTTGGCAGTCAGGCTACAGTACCCACTCGTCGCGACATTGTCATCGCGATGCAGGCATATATTGAACGCCAGGAAGACCCCTGGTTTAAGCCGTGGCATGCTGCGCGCCATATTCTTGGGTTATATCAGGGGCAGGCCGGTGGCCGCATCTGGCGTCGTTATCTGAGTCAGAACGGTACGGGTAAAAACCCGGATCCAAACCTGCTGATGAATGCACTGGCTCAGGTGGAAGAGGCGCAGGCCAATGTCAATGCTTTTAACGAAAGCATAGCCTCAGAACAAGTGGCGAAATAGACTAAAGTATATTAGTCAAACTGACTAAATGTTGAACGCATTTAAAAGTCATATCTATATTCTAAAATGAATTAATTGAAAAAGAGTTTAATTATCAGCTTCTTAAGTGGTCTTAAGAAGCTGGCACAGCTTTCGCTATCCTAGGTTGTCTACACTTATTTAGTTACCTATACGACCTGAGGAACACACCATGAAAGCATCAACTATGTTTAATACAGCACTTATCTCTTCTGTTTTACTTGGCGGCTCAGCCATGGCGCAGCAAAGCAAAGTGGAAGATGTTGTAACCAATATGCTGGGGCAGTTAATGGCGTCGACGACGCTGGAAATTCAAATGGATGTGCAGGAAGCCATTGCTAATACGGTATACTTTTTTGAGCCTGAAAGCACACACTCACCACGTGGCAGTGTCTCGGTTAAAGATTTATCAGCGTCAAATAAAGCGGCAGATGCTGAACAGGACGATGAACAGGTTCAGTAAATTTCCCTCATTATTGTGATAGAGCAGCCTCCGGGCTGCTTTTTTTGTGCCTGTGATCAGCCTTTTTGCTGTGTGAATCTGACCACCATTACTGGTGTATCTCACCAATAAATGGTTTTTCCATAGTCTTAATAAAATGCCAAGAAGGGCGAAAACTTTAAAAAACAAGATAAAACAATGCATTAAAAAATTGGTACAGCCTTTGTAATGTGTATTGTGATGTGTAAGCCAAAGGTAGATACGCTATCTTGCTTCACGCTGATAACAGGAGATCACAATGAGTGTTTTTTCACGGGCCAGCGACATTATTCAGTCCAACCTGAACGCCATGCTGGATAAAGCAGAAAATCCGCAAAAGTTAACCCGCCAACTGATAAACGAAATGGAGGAGGCGGTTACCGAGGCGCGGGAGTTGTCGGCCACCATGATCAGTCAGAAAAAAGCATTAACCCGGGAGCTGAACTCGCTCACCCAGAAGATGGCGCGGTGGCAGCAAAAAGCGGGTATCGCACTGGATCAGCAGCGTGAAGATCTGGCCCGTGCCGCGTTACAGCAAAAACAGCAACTGGCACCACAGTACGAATCGCTGACTAGTCAGCTTAAGCAAACCGAAGCATCTATTGACAAACTGGATGAGCAGATTGGCCAGTTGAAATGCAATATCGGTCAGGCCCAAAAGAAAGTGCGCCCGACTCAGCCCAGTCCGGTGACCAGTGCAGACCAAAGCGCAGAGATTGTCAGTACTACTTGCCAACAACTCACTCGGTATGAATCTAAGCTGAAGCAGCTTGAAAGCCGTTATGACAACATAAATGAGGCGGGTAAGCAGAATACACTGCACGCGGAATTTGCCCGGCTTGAAGCTGATCAGAATATCGACATGCAATTAGCTGCTTTGAAACAGCAGCGTTCTGCCTAACGCCACATTACCAGGAGCAACAATTATGAAAACAGTGTCATCACATAAACGTATTCATCGGGATCTGGGGCGCTCTGTGATCAGCGGCGTGTGCGCCGGCGTTGCACGCTACTTCGCCATTGACCCGGTGTGGGTGCGAATTGCTGCTGTAATCAGTTTATTTATGGTGCCGGGAATATCCTTACTGGCTTACATTGCTGCGGTGATTGTCTTGCCAAGGAGTCTGGTATGAGGCAATTAATACTGGCTATCGTTATCACCGGACTACTGGTATATGGCGCTGGTAGTGCGGTAAATGACTGGTTTGGCTTTACTATTCATATCAGCGATCAGCTGCTTTCACCGGTCGAGAATATTCTGGTTTTTTTAGCAGTGGGAGTTGTGTTTGTTACTGTAGGCTTTATAGTGGCGATCAGCATGGTCGGAGCTGTCGCTATTGGATTGGTGGCTGCTTTTATCGCTTTACTGATGTTTGGTGTAAGTCTGGTCTGGCCGATTGTGCTGTTCGTGCTGGTTGTCTGGCTGCTGGCAAAGGGCCGACGTGAACATTATCAGCCCGGGGTACGTTAAAACCCAGCAAACCGAACCTACCTCAGAAACAACAATAAGGAACAAAACGTTGAGTATTAAAGAGCACTTAACCGTGAAACGAATTGGGGGCGTGGCCGTCCTTTTATTTATCATTTTCTGGTTGATTGGCTGGTACTGGAGTCTGTCTCCGGCCCCGTTTAATGTCAAAGAGCGGGTTGCCGCACAGGCGCAGGACAAATCTCATACTGATGTTCCCGGTTACACCCTGACCACTACTATGATTATGGTAACAGAAGAGCTGCTCAATAAGCCGGGCGGTTACCTGTCAAATGACCAAATGCCGCCGGGTCTGCTACTGGATAATATGCCGGCGTTTGAATTTGGGGTACTGGAGATGACCCGGGATCTGGCGCTGTCGATGCGTAAAGATTTTACCCGCTCTCAGTCCCAGTCTGTTGAGAATCCACGTATTGCCAAGGCGGTGCCGCAGTTCAATATGGACCATACCAACTGGGCTTTCCCGGCTGCCGAATCGAGCTATCAGAAAGGCGTTGATCTAATGTATGCCTATCGTCGGGAACTGGTTGATCCAA contains:
- a CDS encoding LysR family transcriptional regulator encodes the protein MLNQINLNLLRSLQMLLQERHVSRAAARLHLTQSAVSRQLAQLRELCGDPLLVRHGNRLVLTPRAQALQPQLDTLLRQCDNLFTDVPFVPADWQDELVIASSDYIAQYVLPDISARLQQQAPGLSINYTLWQQQYLDALADNGIHLASTMFVSPPETLSYLKVGEDHSVCVMRQGHPLARHAALSISQFTAYGHIKVTGGGDKDIEADAWLLRHNMQRKVVLKVPFFTAAINRLSGSDNLMVMPRHIADNLSRHWQITYKPLPFETRLNQYFIVWHPRYDNDPAHRWAREQMLLAFQHSDYSIQ
- a CDS encoding glycoside hydrolase family 68 protein, producing MKKKRPLRSLSLSIAVALGLGAVSSVQAASSDNPRKQASYPVWADYTDSWTRQDAATIALTDDNTLPLLDEMPTEIITDEVWIWDTWPMTNLNARTVNYKGYKVIFSLTADRDLAFPQRHWTAEIGYSVSRDGESWEYQGDVFPEDVDPPGLREWAGSTILIGDKVYFYYTASGSDGAGPNDPEYFTQKLVVASATISADSNGVSFSDWSEHKIIAEADGEMYQTLEQSAAGPIIYGFRDPWVFENPQDGQVYMLFEGNSPGETVECGAVDDSDNTGPINTGPYRTADVATAADGELPVSPQAKYYNGNIGLASSVQGSMTEFELLPPILHANCTNQQLERPHATFSGGLVYLWTISHKFTFAPALQDVGVDGLYGFVGPSIRSDYLPLNGHGLVLANPPENNTQAYSWYAMPGGFVEAFLDNVNGEFAGTLTPTVKMVTKKHTETSFVHTFDGPFIP
- the dusA gene encoding tRNA dihydrouridine(20/20a) synthase DusA translates to MLDWTDRHCRYFLRLLSQHSLLYTEMVTTGALIFGKGDYLAYNQEEHPVALQLGGSDAADMARCAVMAQERGYDEVNINVGCPSDRVKNGSFGACLMAQPEVVAASVKAMQAEVDIPVTVKCRIGIDDMDEYEDFSRFIDIVAEAGCDTFIVHARKAWLQGLSPKENREVPPLNYPRVHQLKQARPELNISINGGVKSLDDVEQQLALVDGVMVGREVYSNPYIMAGVDQRIFGSQATVPTRRDIVIAMQAYIERQEDPWFKPWHAARHILGLYQGQAGGRIWRRYLSQNGTGKNPDPNLLMNALAQVEEAQANVNAFNESIASEQVAK
- a CDS encoding PspA/IM30 family protein — its product is MSVFSRASDIIQSNLNAMLDKAENPQKLTRQLINEMEEAVTEARELSATMISQKKALTRELNSLTQKMARWQQKAGIALDQQREDLARAALQQKQQLAPQYESLTSQLKQTEASIDKLDEQIGQLKCNIGQAQKKVRPTQPSPVTSADQSAEIVSTTCQQLTRYESKLKQLESRYDNINEAGKQNTLHAEFARLEADQNIDMQLAALKQQRSA
- a CDS encoding PspC domain-containing protein; this translates as MKTVSSHKRIHRDLGRSVISGVCAGVARYFAIDPVWVRIAAVISLFMVPGISLLAYIAAVIVLPRSLV
- a CDS encoding DUF2333 family protein gives rise to the protein MKEHLTVKRIGGVAVLLFIIFWLIGWYWSLSPAPFNVKERVAAQAQDKSHTDVPGYTLTTTMIMVTEELLNKPGGYLSNDQMPPGLLLDNMPAFEFGVLEMTRDLALSMRKDFTRSQSQSVENPRIAKAVPQFNMDHTNWAFPAAESSYQKGVDLMYAYRRELVDPTAGDSQFYTRADNLREWLKLVEKRMGSYSQRLSASVGSARINTDMAGQRTKNQASEISEKQVKTSWWKTDDVFYEAKGASWALLQYLKAAEIEFRDVLEDKNALVSLRQIIRELEATQHTVWSPMILNGDGFGMLANHSLVMANYISRANAALIELSELMNQG